Proteins encoded by one window of Hydrogenimonas thermophila:
- a CDS encoding GGDEF domain-containing protein, producing KIMAQSKRLDYPLSLVIFDIDFFKKINDKYGHLAGDKVLKAFASLLMHRMRESDIVVRYGGEEFIAILPETSKKRAFITVESIRKVVEEMKVHIDSIDLIRITMSAGISEYNYEDSLEEWIKRADDALYLAKDRGRNRIEME from the coding sequence AAGATAATGGCTCAATCTAAAAGGCTTGATTATCCACTCTCTCTTGTAATATTTGATATAGATTTTTTCAAAAAGATCAATGATAAATATGGACATTTAGCTGGCGATAAAGTTCTTAAAGCATTTGCTTCTTTGCTTATGCACAGAATGCGTGAATCAGATATAGTTGTCAGGTATGGAGGGGAAGAGTTTATTGCTATTCTTCCTGAAACAAGTAAGAAAAGGGCTTTTATTACGGTTGAGTCAATAAGAAAAGTTGTTGAAGAGATGAAAGTTCATATAGATAGTATTGATTTGATACGAATAACAATGTCTGCAGGTATATCTGAATATAATTATGAAGACAGCTTAGAAGAGTGGATCAAGCGTGCTGATGATGCTCTCTATTTGGCGAAAGATAGAGGTCGTAATCGTATTGAAATGGAATAG